The genomic stretch CGGTGCCGCCGACCGTGAACCTCACTGCGACGATCTTCGGTCGCGCATCGGTGGGCACGCTGTACGGCTGGATCTGGTTCTCGCACATGGTGGGCGCTGCGATCGCGGCGTACGCGGGTGGCTTCTTCCGCGTGCTCCTCGGCGACTATCACCTCATGTTCGTGAGCGCGGGGATCCTGGGATTCATCGCGGTGACGCTGGTGTCGCGGATCCCGGCGAGCGGACGCGCGGGGCCGCCGGGGGTGTTCGAGCCGGCGGGGACGTAGTCGGTGGAGCTGGAGCGCGGGCGCTTCGGCTAGACCGTCGCGCCTTCCTTTTCCATCGCTGGCGAGTATTTCCCGAGCGCTGCAGCGGATGTGAGCTTCGCGCGATGCTGGAACGCGCGCTGCGCCGCGGTCACGTTCGCGGTCTTCCCCGACCACGCCTTCTGCGGCGCGGCCTGCAGGCCGCGGCCATACGAGTAGGACAGCGTCCACGGCGCGCGGACCTTCGCCGCGTAGCGGTTGATCGCGTCGAGGTTCACCGTGGCCTCATCGTCGGATTGGCCCCCGGAGAGGAACACGATGCCAGGGACCGCGGCCGGCACCGTTTGCCGGAAGCACTCCACCGTGTAGCGGGCGACCTCGTCGGCCGAGGCGCGCTTCGCGGCCTCCTTGCCGGACAGCACCATGTTCGGCTTGAGCAGCATCCCATCGGTACGCACGCGTTGCGCCGCCAGTTGGATGAACACGGTGCGCAGCGTCTTGATGGTGACCTCGTTGCAACGCTCGATCGAGTGGGTGCCGTCCATGAGGACCTCGGGCTCGACGATCGGGACGATGCCGGCCTCTTGGCTCAGGGCGGCGTAGCGCGCGAGAGCGTGCGCGTTCACGCGGATGCAGGTGTCGGACGGGATGTTGTCGCCGTCGATGGTGATGACCGCGCGCCACTTGCTGAACACCGCGCCGAGTCCCTTGTACTCAGCGAGCCGTTCGCGCAGACCGTCGAGGCCCTCGGTGACGACCTCGCCCGGAGCGAATGGGAGTGGCTTCGCGCCGAGGTCGACCTTGATCCCGGGATGGATCCCCTGGTCCTTCAGGATCTTCACCAGTGGCGACCCGTCGGCAGCTTTCTGCCGGATCGTCTCGTCGTAGAGGATCACGCCGCTGATGTAGTCGGCGATGCCAGGCGCGCGGAAGAGCAGCTCGCGATACGCGCGGCGGTTGTCCTCGGTGTTCTCGACGCCGATCGTGTCGAAACGTCTCTTGATGGTGCTCGTGCTCTCGTCCGCTGCGAGGATGCCCTTGCCCGGAGCGACGAGTGCGCGAGCGATCTGCGCGAGATCTGGCACGGCCTCAGGATAGCCGCACCGTCCTATGCTCGCGACGTGGCTGAAGACGCCGTCCTCCGCACGGAAGGGCTGACCAAGCGTTTCGGTGAGCTCACCGCCGTCGATCATCTCGACCTCGAGGTGAAGCGTGGCGAGGTCGTTGGGCTGCTCGGTCCGAACGGCGCGGGCAAGAGCACGACCATCGGCATGGTCCTCGGGCTGGTCGCTCCGACCGCGGGCAGCGCGCA from Candidatus Limnocylindria bacterium encodes the following:
- a CDS encoding class I fructose-bisphosphate aldolase, with the protein product MPDLAQIARALVAPGKGILAADESTSTIKRRFDTIGVENTEDNRRAYRELLFRAPGIADYISGVILYDETIRQKAADGSPLVKILKDQGIHPGIKVDLGAKPLPFAPGEVVTEGLDGLRERLAEYKGLGAVFSKWRAVITIDGDNIPSDTCIRVNAHALARYAALSQEAGIVPIVEPEVLMDGTHSIERCNEVTIKTLRTVFIQLAAQRVRTDGMLLKPNMVLSGKEAAKRASADEVARYTVECFRQTVPAAVPGIVFLSGGQSDDEATVNLDAINRYAAKVRAPWTLSYSYGRGLQAAPQKAWSGKTANVTAAQRAFQHRAKLTSAAALGKYSPAMEKEGATV